Below is a genomic region from Polypterus senegalus isolate Bchr_013 chromosome 13, ASM1683550v1, whole genome shotgun sequence.
TATTTTCTTTCATGttcagtttctctctctctctctctctctctctctctctctcagtcttcCACAATAATTTTACAGTTTTGTCTAATACATGAAGAGGAATTAGACACTGCAACCCTTAATATTTAAAGTGCATAGAATACAGGTAACCGGAGATGGGTTTTTATGGAGAAATCTTGTGGGCAGAACATTTTCAGCACCAGACTTTGCCACTATTCAGTACAAACTTTTTATCAAGTTCTCCCACatgtgtattttcatttgagaataCACATCTGACCCCACTAAACCAGGGTGAGACCTGTTCTTTTCACATTATTTGACTGTTATGTCCTGGGTACCCACAGCCCTGGCATCCTCCTGTTCTGCCGGGGTATCAGTATTCATGACTGGGATGGACAAGTGCAAAGAGGATAAAAACAACAAGTATTGTGAGTTGTGTATTTTATTAACGTGTTTGTGACTTTTCTATGCAAGTTTCTGGACCTCTGGTTTCTGAAGTCAAGGAATCTAATTTGGACATTTATTGTGCCATGTCTTATTTCCTGAAGAAGTTGTTGGCTTTTTTTGTGACGCCATTTAGAATGTTAATGGTAACTTACCAGAGTGTTGAAATCCTAGGCATTTGTTAATTGTcaatttggaaatattttactCACATTGCTCACATAAGTAAGCCATTCAGAAATCCTTTACTAAAGTAATCAAGTAATGAATATTGTGCTTGTAAATTTAACCCTTTATAATGgttgcttcatttattttatattaaaaacaactgCAGTACATTGTTTTATGTCAGCATAATACACCTACAGATCAGTCAAATACTACAACAGAAAGATAAAGCGGGTAGGAACTAATGAATCGCATAAAGCCAAAACCATATCATAAGGTTGACAGGTAGCAAAAATGAAATATGCTAGCACTGTCATACGCTTTGAAAACAAAGCAACATCCTTTTCTAAGTACACAGAAGGCTTTGCACTAATATAAGACGTtaggacataaaaaaaaaagtgcaaaagtggcAAACCACGCTTTACCTGCTAGTTCAGTTTGTCGATTTGTTCATCTTGACTGCTAACCACTTTTGCCATGATGTTGACTCTTCTCATTGTGAATGAAGAACATTATAATATCAATACATCTTTAAACCTGCATAAACTAATTACAGGGTTGGCAGGGTTCATTACACATTAATAATTGCCTTGAACAAAATAAGCTTCTGTCCATATTACTTGTAAATGACAATATGTTTCTTCTAATAGACTTGTGCTGTAAAAGCCATCACATCAACGGATTGAGaagatggatttaaaaaaaattcattggAATTATACATTGCTAATTAAAATATTAACCTTAATTATAAACTGCATTATCTCCACTGGGTATCTCTCCTGTAATATGCATTTTTACTATAAATGTTACACTAATtaacattatatatatgtattttttaagcaTAATTCTCTTTACTTGGATCAAATCACTTGTAGTTCATTGGTAAAATCATAACTGCCACACCCACTCATCTTCTCTTTGCTCCACCCACCTTCTTTCTTGATATCTCCTCCCCTCAGAAGTGGGTTGGGTTTCATTATCTcatgagatttgttttttttttatcaataaggTCAGTATAAGAATCAATGTTCACTCTTGTGTGTGTCACTCGGCTCATATGTTCTGGCTAAGTGCGCTGCATGAGGTAGGAATgaaactgcatgtcttttgatGAATAGCATTTCCAGACTTTTGTTTGAGTCTGTGTACTTTTCTTTTGATGGCAGCATACTGGGATTCCATTTAATCTGAAGGCATAAACAAATCATTGTGGTACAGATGGCAGGACTGGAGGTGCTCTACCACTCTGTCCGCCATGACATCACCACTCCACAGGATGCCatagtgtgctttgtgcactgggaaTTGTTGCAGGCTGACTTTAGGTGCTTGGGTATAGGAGACAGGTCAACGACTACAGATGTGAAATCTGAGCTTCTGCCTGAAAACTGGAACAGTAGCAAGGAACTATACACTTTACGCTATCAGTCAGATGATGAAAAGAACGAAATCCTCATAAAAGCAGTTTTAGTTGATACAAGTCTCATTATAAATATGTTAACCTCCAGATCTGAACAAGTTGCTAATTTGACAATAAATCTGACTGAGCACATTGATATAGAACATCTTCAGGATTTTGGCAGGGTTTACAAAAATATGGCACAACTGAAAAATCTAGTAAAATTAGTTGTTCAACCCACTGTTTCTAAAAGGGCAGATTCCACAGGTAGCTCTAGGAAAACTCGCAGAAAGTCCAGTGGATCCCAATTTGATCAAGATGCACATCCCAGTTCTGCACGTGGTTCACCCCGGAACTCAGATCCAATAAGGTCTGATAACCCAAATCCATTTGCAGCAGGAGGAGCTGACCTGGATCCTTTTGGAGGATGTGAAGGGGGAATGATAGTTGATCCATTGCATTCCGGTTTTCCAAAAGGTGGCTTTGATCCTGCACAAGGTACCCAGGGGGGTCTTCCTCCAGGCTCTGTTCCACCAGGAGCTCGCTTTGATCCATTTGCTCCTATAGGCAGAAATCGACCTGGGCCTGATCCTGATCATTTGCCACCTCCAGGATATGAAGACAATATATagcttttatgatttttaaaataatttgctatCTAAACAAAGAGTAATGGACATATAAGCTGTTTTTAGCTTGATATTGTATATTTTCAGTTAAGAAATATAAATGATTGATGTGTttgcaaaattactttttttgagattttcaaaGGAGTCTTTTTCAATAATTATTCTTACTACTCTTTATTgtactcatttaaaaataaatctcaaCTGTTAATAATGCAGTATTGCCTGATAAAGCCTTCTATTCCCATAATAATTCTGCATAAAATATTGACACTTATTACACAAAAGATTAAAGCCAGTATGTTTAACATAGAATAGTGTACTGTACACAATGACTCTATAGATCGTTTAGAAATATAAAgtgcttatttatatatttacttgaaAAATATGACAATTTAAGATTCTCTGCCTCAGCTACCATAACATGTATGTTTTTCAACATAATAGTCATCCTTTTAATTGCTTTTTCCAATTCTTTATAAAACAGTATGCAattgtaatgttttattaaaatattagattGCTCtttgaaacaaatatttaaaaaattaaacctaTAAGTCCTATAGAAATATGAGCAACAATTTTCAATCATGATTTTTTACTAGTCACAAAAAATAATTGGTCTTAAGctgaatttgcttttgttttttctactGCTTAATAAATCTAACGCTGATGATTAAAAATCAGCTGAAACATACGGACAAATTATAGTATGTAAAAAAGTAACAATCCTATGGTCAGCCTTGCATTCATGTGACatgttttgtgtatattttcatttataaaattggATTATGCAATGTCACAGTaccaattcttaaaaaaaataagttctaATTATAGCAGtggctactgtatatacagtacttgctgGCCCAATGATTACTGTTCTTTCCTTTCAGCAATTGTAATTTTTTACTTGTTTATGTGGTTTGTTTGCTTATGGATTTTCCTTACATTAAATTGCCCCCTGGGAACAATAAAGAGTTCAGCCTAACAAGCTAATAAATGTGATTTCTAAATGCCACCGCGCCATGAGAGTCAAAAACATTCCTAACAAGAGCTGTGCTGACCAAACTGTAAATTAATGGACAGTCAATATAAATGACCAATGTTTGTTGAAGCATTCAGACATCCTTAaattactaagaaaaaaaatcttaggtAGTGACAAGAAGAGAAGGTGGCATTAACCTACTTTTTCAGTTTGCACAAGTCTACACAGACTGAATTGCTAAGCACTCAAATTCATTATTTGtatcttgatttttttaaagcattctTAAGTAAAAGAATAATGTTTAAAAAGCAGCTGATTGTGCACTGGAATTAATGAAGTTTTTTTGAAAACCATTAATTTATTGAAgtaagttttgttttgtaaatgaaaaCCATTCAACATCTTCCATTTTCTTGCTTTTGTATCAATTGTTTcacatacattcattcattcaatcattCATTTCTTCCTTTTCTAATATACATCTTTTCAAGTCAAGTTTAATGTTATATGTATTCAgtacaaatacattttactgtatctgCATGTCTCCTAAGAAGAGGGGACAATAATtaagaacagaaaacacaaagcatGTAACACATTTGCAGCATACATACACtataaactttatatatatatatatatatatatatatatatatacagtggtgtgaaaaactatttgcccccttcctgatttcttattcctttgcatgtttgtcacacaaaatgtttctgatcatcaaacacatttaaccattagtcaaatataacacaagtaaacacaaaatgcagtttttaaatgatggttttattatttagggagaaaaaatccaaacctacatggccctgtgtgaaaaagtaattgccccctgaacctaataactggttgggccacccttagcagcaataactgcaatcaagcatttgataacttgcaatgagtcttttacagcgctctggaggaattttggcccactcatctttgcagaattgttgtaattcagccttATTTgagggtcagccttctacctacatgggaagttggagaattagtgacgttggaaagtttcaatatggcggccgacagtggcgtcatactagccaaaaccgatgtacgtacttatttcggtggtatgacgctactgtcagccaccatattgaactttccaacgtcactaattctccaatttcccgtgtaggtagaaggctgaaatttggcaggctcattccttatagcttacttacaaaagttaacaggtttcatttcgaaattctacgcgtaacagtcaacaacgtacgccatgttgaactttcttatttatggccccatattcacgaaatttggtaggcggcttccctgcgctaatcgaaaccaatgtacatacttatttcagtggtatgatgccactgtcggccgccatattgaagttttcaatgtcattaattctccaagttcccgtgtaggtagaaggcagaaatttggcaggctcattccttacagcttacttacaaaggttaagcaggtttcattttgaaattctacgcataacggtcaacaacgtacgccatgttgaactttcttatttatggccccatcgtcaggaaatttggtaggtggcttccctgcgctaaccaaaaccgatgtacgtacttatttaggtggtatgacgctactgtcagccaccatattgaactttccaacgtcactaattctccaacttcccgtgtaggtagaaggctgaaatttggcaggctcattccttatagcttacttacaaaagttaacaggtttcatttcgaaattctacgcgtaacagtcaacaacgtacgccatgttgaactttcttatttatggccccatattcacgaaatttggtacatggcttccctgcgctaaccaaaaccgatgtacgtacttatttcagtggtatgatgccactgtcggccgccatattgaagttttcaatgtcattaattctccaagttcccgtgtaggtagaaggcagaaatttggcaggttcattccttacaggttacttacaaaggttaagcaggtttcattttgaaattctacgcataacggtcaacaacgtacgccatgttgaactttcttatttatggccccatcttcacgaaatttggtaggcggcttctctgcactaaccgaaaccaatgtacgtacttattgtggtggtatgatgccactgtcggccgccatattgaacttttcaatggtctttgttacttatgggcccatcttcaagaaatttggtacgctgttggttcccaatgctaactgaatcctacttacgtacatatatacgtccatagcctgctgctcagtcaccgtgtgaggcggcgttgggtccccatcccaatgcctcccacattgttggctgcctgcctatataaagccgtctatcgctccagtctctactttcccttccttgcttcgccacgggattcacgtctcccggctgataactacagcctttttatttaatccacggcttctccgctgttttattgttcatttattacgacactttagttattgtgtaggtatttt
It encodes:
- the LOC120542611 gene encoding proteasome inhibitor PI31 subunit-like, whose translation is MAGLEVLYHSVRHDITTPQDAIVCFVHWELLQADFRCLGIGDRSTTTDVKSELLPENWNSSKELYTLRYQSDDEKNEILIKAVLVDTSLIINMLTSRSEQVANLTINLTEHIDIEHLQDFGRVYKNMAQLKNLVKLVVQPTVSKRADSTGSSRKTRRKSSGSQFDQDAHPSSARGSPRNSDPIRSDNPNPFAAGGADLDPFGGCEGGMIVDPLHSGFPKGGFDPAQGTQGGLPPGSVPPGARFDPFAPIGRNRPGPDPDHLPPPGYEDNI